Proteins from a genomic interval of uncultured Desulfuromusa sp.:
- a CDS encoding IclR family transcriptional regulator, translated as MKSTTQENNKKLSKDAENRQEGSQSLYRAISLIRAVARSGDTGIRMSEIAQEVDLPTSTVHRILSVFVSERFLEFNQCEKKYSLGYELFALGAKAHRYQLLDQYREAIKRVSEVTEETTYLVTRSGNDALCVDRVLGSYPIQVLTFEVNELRPLGIGSGSLAILSLLPDEMIETITTENEEKFKNFKGMNKFEIKKIVKKVRQDGFAISMKVVNSDTVGVGVAIQDKNGKVVGAISVAGIASRMKVERRTEIVDIIRSEIKRVCNQG; from the coding sequence GTGAAAAGTACTACTCAAGAAAATAATAAAAAGCTTTCCAAAGATGCAGAGAACCGGCAGGAAGGGTCTCAGAGTCTGTACAGGGCCATTTCTCTTATAAGAGCAGTTGCTCGAAGTGGAGATACCGGAATCCGAATGTCAGAAATAGCACAAGAAGTTGATTTGCCAACGTCAACGGTGCATCGCATCCTTTCAGTGTTTGTGTCGGAGCGTTTTCTTGAATTCAATCAATGCGAAAAAAAATATTCTCTTGGATATGAGTTGTTTGCGCTTGGTGCGAAAGCACATCGATATCAACTGCTTGATCAATATCGAGAGGCAATAAAACGAGTATCAGAAGTGACAGAAGAAACAACTTATTTAGTGACGCGTTCTGGAAATGACGCTCTCTGTGTTGACCGTGTATTAGGCTCATATCCGATACAAGTATTAACCTTTGAAGTAAATGAACTTAGGCCTCTCGGGATTGGTTCTGGGAGTCTGGCAATACTTTCATTGCTCCCAGATGAGATGATTGAAACAATTACAACAGAAAATGAAGAAAAATTTAAAAACTTTAAAGGGATGAATAAATTTGAAATAAAAAAAATAGTTAAGAAGGTACGTCAAGATGGATTCGCAATAAGTATGAAAGTTGTTAATTCAGATACCGTAGGTGTAGGTGTGGCAATACAAGACAAAAACGGAAAAGTTGTTGGTGCAATAAGTGTTGCGGGAATAGCTAGCAGGATGAAAGTTGAGAGACGGACTGAAATAGTAGACATTATTCGCTCGGAAATAAAGAGAGTCTGTAATCAAGGCTAA
- a CDS encoding tripartite tricarboxylate transporter substrate binding protein: protein MKKMFMLFVLSLSLILTSVSFADEWPNKNINLYIGFGAGGTTDMSARLLAQLLEEDLGVKVVTENKPGGGGVVLASLMSAMKPDGYSLMTLSASPVSITPNRQKLTYDPFADITLIAQYGIWNFAVAVPANSPFNTLKEMIEFARANPGKVTFSTSGTGNTQHLVMEQINTFEKIKMIAVPFKSGAEAAAAAMGGHVTCMVGVSEWIGPVKSGDMKLLASMDEERMHDFPDVPTLLELGYDFYADTNFLGIAGPGGMPEDIVKKIEASIQKATKDQRFIDLMSKLHFPIQFKGHKDWTNVAHSANRRIKIVLEGLGLGIKD, encoded by the coding sequence ATGAAAAAAATGTTTATGCTTTTTGTACTCTCACTATCTCTGATTTTGACTTCTGTAAGCTTTGCTGATGAATGGCCAAATAAAAATATAAATCTTTACATTGGCTTCGGTGCTGGTGGCACAACTGACATGAGCGCGCGACTTTTGGCTCAACTTCTTGAAGAAGATCTCGGGGTAAAAGTAGTCACCGAAAACAAGCCAGGTGGCGGTGGAGTAGTCCTTGCTTCACTCATGTCAGCGATGAAACCCGACGGCTATTCCCTTATGACCTTATCAGCAAGCCCAGTATCTATTACGCCAAACCGTCAAAAACTAACATATGACCCTTTTGCAGACATAACACTCATTGCTCAGTATGGTATTTGGAACTTTGCAGTTGCTGTTCCAGCCAATTCACCCTTTAATACCCTCAAAGAAATGATTGAGTTTGCTCGGGCAAACCCAGGAAAGGTTACATTTTCCACGTCCGGGACAGGAAATACTCAGCATTTAGTTATGGAGCAGATTAATACCTTTGAAAAAATCAAAATGATTGCTGTGCCATTTAAGTCAGGTGCAGAGGCTGCTGCGGCTGCTATGGGTGGACACGTTACCTGCATGGTGGGGGTTTCTGAATGGATCGGTCCAGTAAAGTCAGGTGATATGAAGCTTCTTGCCTCAATGGATGAAGAAAGAATGCATGACTTTCCAGATGTACCAACCCTATTGGAATTAGGCTATGATTTTTATGCGGACACTAACTTTTTAGGCATCGCAGGTCCAGGTGGAATGCCAGAGGATATTGTTAAGAAAATTGAAGCATCAATTCAAAAGGCCACTAAGGATCAGCGATTCATAGACTTAATGAGTAAATTGCATTTTCCTATTCAGTTTAAAGGCCATAAAGACTGGACTAATGTAGCCCATAGCGCAAACCGCAGAATTAAGATAGTCCTTGAGGGCCTGGGGCTTGGGATAAAAGATTAG
- a CDS encoding tripartite tricarboxylate transporter TctB family protein — protein sequence MNTRSEFISGVFFFIFSLILLFFITPLFVESPNCSGMKASFFPNLASSILMVSSLVLILKSWKNKGKLNLKIKLENMKPLYVILAIFFHIILFENFGFLISTPIALIALMLIMGQRKMKNLFLNAFAVTGLLYALFAYVLKLNLT from the coding sequence ATGAACACTCGTTCAGAGTTCATTTCCGGGGTTTTCTTTTTTATATTTTCTTTGATTTTGCTATTTTTCATCACGCCTTTATTCGTTGAAAGTCCAAATTGTTCCGGCATGAAAGCTTCCTTTTTCCCAAATCTGGCAAGCTCAATACTAATGGTTTCCAGCTTAGTTCTAATATTGAAATCATGGAAAAACAAAGGAAAACTGAACCTTAAAATTAAATTAGAAAACATGAAGCCGCTTTATGTGATTTTAGCTATATTTTTTCATATTATTTTATTTGAAAATTTCGGGTTTTTAATTTCGACCCCAATAGCTCTTATTGCATTGATGTTGATTATGGGCCAAAGAAAAATGAAAAATTTGTTTCTGAATGCATTTGCTGTTACAGGGCTTCTTTATGCTCTTTTTGCTTATGTCCTGAAACTAAATTTGACTTGA
- a CDS encoding tripartite tricarboxylate transporter permease, whose protein sequence is MFLDIFYGFGEILSFANVSAVFLGLCFGTLFGAIPGLTATMGIALVIPLTFTMPPITAFAALLGAYKGGVYGGSIPAILINTPGTPVAAVTTFDGYPLAKMGKAGKAMDVALWSSVIADILSTMCLMFFAVSLAKISLKFGPPEFAGIMIFALVLVAGVSGDSLVKGILAASIGFLLGTIGLDPMYATPRYLFGYATLMSGIDLMVLLIGMFAISEVLIQAESIKEKISKKVIVNIGSVDDRASFAEIVHCLPIILKGTVLGILIGAIPGVGPTTTSFLNYSEARRTSKHPEEFGKGSIEGLAAAESGNNATVGGTLIPTLALGIPGDVTTAVLLGALMIHGLTPGPALFVENAGFVYAIFASLIFSSLLLPIVGKTAIKIFKQITRIPNSILFPTVAITCIMGVYGLGSSFTDLRMMLFFGVVAYVLRKFNYPLAPLLIGFILEPLGERAIRQSLAISQGSLEIFYTRPICLLFLGLTIVASVVLVIIQNKSAKVS, encoded by the coding sequence GTGTTCTTAGATATTTTCTATGGGTTCGGTGAAATACTGTCGTTCGCTAATGTTTCTGCGGTTTTTTTAGGACTGTGTTTCGGTACCTTATTTGGTGCAATACCTGGGCTGACCGCGACTATGGGCATTGCTCTGGTTATCCCCTTGACATTTACTATGCCACCTATAACCGCTTTTGCCGCGCTTTTGGGCGCATACAAAGGGGGCGTCTATGGGGGCTCAATCCCAGCAATTTTGATTAACACTCCCGGTACTCCCGTTGCTGCTGTTACTACGTTTGACGGCTATCCTCTCGCCAAGATGGGAAAAGCTGGGAAGGCAATGGATGTTGCTCTTTGGTCTTCAGTAATAGCAGATATTTTGTCCACAATGTGCCTTATGTTTTTCGCTGTATCGTTAGCAAAAATTTCTTTGAAATTCGGTCCACCTGAATTTGCTGGCATTATGATTTTTGCACTTGTGCTTGTAGCGGGTGTGTCTGGAGATTCACTAGTAAAGGGAATATTGGCCGCGAGTATCGGGTTTCTTTTAGGGACTATTGGGCTAGATCCAATGTATGCAACACCAAGGTACCTCTTTGGCTATGCCACACTAATGAGTGGGATCGATTTAATGGTGCTTCTGATTGGAATGTTCGCCATCAGTGAAGTATTAATTCAAGCCGAGTCTATCAAAGAGAAAATTTCAAAGAAAGTTATTGTCAATATTGGCAGTGTTGATGATCGAGCTAGTTTTGCGGAAATTGTCCATTGTCTTCCAATCATTCTAAAGGGGACAGTACTGGGTATTCTCATTGGCGCCATTCCCGGAGTGGGTCCTACCACAACCTCTTTTCTCAATTATTCCGAGGCTCGTCGAACCTCAAAGCACCCGGAAGAGTTTGGCAAGGGTTCTATAGAAGGACTTGCAGCAGCAGAGTCTGGAAATAATGCAACTGTTGGTGGAACCTTAATTCCAACCTTGGCTCTAGGAATTCCAGGAGATGTAACAACTGCTGTTCTCTTGGGGGCATTGATGATTCATGGGCTGACCCCAGGGCCGGCGCTTTTTGTAGAAAATGCGGGTTTCGTTTATGCAATCTTTGCAAGCCTTATTTTTTCATCTCTTCTTCTTCCGATCGTTGGGAAGACAGCTATCAAAATTTTTAAGCAGATTACTAGAATTCCCAATAGCATTCTTTTTCCGACCGTTGCGATTACCTGTATTATGGGCGTTTATGGGCTAGGTAGTAGTTTCACCGATCTCAGAATGATGCTGTTCTTCGGTGTGGTGGCTTATGTTCTCAGAAAGTTTAATTACCCATTGGCTCCACTGTTAATAGGTTTTATCCTTGAACCCCTTGGCGAAAGAGCCATCAGGCAGAGCTTAGCTATTAGCCAAGGGAGCCTCGAAATTTTTTACACGCGGCCAATATGTTTATTATTTCTGGGGCTCACAATTGTGGCTTCCGTTGTTCTTGTTATCATTCAAAATAAATCTGCCAAAGTAAGTTAA
- a CDS encoding ArgE/DapE family deacylase produces the protein MDTRNLFKIIDLQHDEMIQTLKELVRIPSVTGNEKPAQEYIENLYSGLKINPERVYPDIESLRNHPAFVDTKRSYDDCFNIVATLQGDPSKASLILNGHSDVVSPEPEQSWRRGPFDPFLEGNRLYGRGAGDMKGGLIANFYALKAILDAGMLPGGTVSLQSVIDEEAGGAGGTLALLNQGYVADALLVTEPHNLNITISHVGIMYFKVKVTGRSAHSGLAHKGVNAIGKMYPIYNALETLARERGLAIKFPLYEQGSGQSCHLTVSSMIAGDWPGKVAGHAEINCRISFIPGETKQEIQKLIHDLISEVANQDEWLKENLPEIEWYGWQNEPWEQAEDHKFISSLRNVYTEVLGQTPHLIGRASGNDARFSGYFGMPGACIGPIAENIHGPDEWVDVDSLNKLIKVLAVFILDWCK, from the coding sequence GTGGACACAAGAAATCTTTTCAAAATAATCGATCTACAGCATGACGAGATGATTCAAACCCTAAAGGAATTGGTTCGTATACCAAGTGTTACTGGCAATGAAAAACCCGCACAGGAATATATTGAAAATCTATATTCCGGATTAAAAATTAATCCAGAGCGCGTTTACCCAGACATTGAGAGCTTAAGAAATCATCCTGCCTTTGTTGATACCAAACGTTCCTATGATGACTGCTTTAACATTGTGGCGACCTTGCAAGGAGACCCTTCGAAAGCATCGTTAATTCTGAATGGTCATTCAGATGTTGTATCACCAGAGCCCGAGCAATCATGGCGGCGAGGACCATTTGATCCTTTTCTTGAGGGCAACCGACTTTACGGCCGTGGTGCGGGTGATATGAAGGGCGGCTTGATTGCCAATTTTTATGCTCTGAAAGCAATCCTTGATGCGGGGATGCTCCCCGGGGGAACTGTTTCTTTGCAAAGTGTGATTGATGAGGAAGCCGGTGGAGCTGGTGGAACTTTGGCTTTGCTTAACCAAGGCTATGTCGCAGATGCCCTGCTCGTAACAGAACCGCATAACTTAAATATTACAATTAGCCATGTCGGAATAATGTATTTTAAAGTCAAAGTAACTGGTCGCTCCGCTCATAGTGGGCTGGCGCATAAAGGAGTCAATGCCATTGGGAAAATGTATCCCATATATAACGCATTGGAGACTTTAGCTAGGGAGAGGGGCCTCGCCATAAAATTCCCATTGTATGAACAAGGATCCGGTCAATCTTGCCATTTGACAGTTAGCAGTATGATAGCGGGAGACTGGCCTGGGAAAGTGGCGGGACACGCAGAAATAAATTGCCGTATCAGCTTTATCCCTGGCGAGACCAAACAAGAAATTCAAAAATTGATTCATGACTTAATTTCAGAGGTCGCAAACCAGGATGAATGGCTGAAAGAAAACCTACCCGAAATAGAATGGTATGGATGGCAAAATGAGCCTTGGGAACAAGCAGAGGATCATAAGTTTATTTCAAGTCTTCGCAATGTTTATACCGAAGTCCTTGGTCAAACACCTCACCTAATTGGACGTGCTTCAGGCAATGATGCCAGATTTAGTGGGTATTTTGGTATGCCTGGGGCCTGTATTGGACCTATTGCCGAAAACATACATGGCCCTGATGAATGGGTAGATGTCGATTCGCTGAACAAACTTATCAAAGTTCTGGCCGTATTTATATTAGATTGGTGTAAATAA
- the gabT gene encoding 4-aminobutyrate--2-oxoglutarate transaminase: MSNIDLLTRRNASVPRGVALATSIFVEKAQNAEIWDVEGKRYLDFAAGIAVCNTGHRHPKIMSVANQQNEAFVHTAFQVVPYERYIALAERLNQLAPISNAKTILMTTGAEAVENAIKIARHYTKRPAVISFVGGFHGRSMLTMGLTGKVIPYKAGFGPFPASLYHVPFPIAHHGVSSEDSLHSLEKLFKADVEPSQVAAIIIEPVQGEGGFNIAPKEFMQALRQLCDQHGILLICDEVQTGFGRTGKLFATEHYGIEPDLMTIAKSLAGGFPLSGVIGQAEIMDSPEPGGLGGTYGGSPIGCAAAHAVLDVIADEQLCARSVKIGARMLERIQQMKDRSDTTAIGDVRGLGAMVAFELVKERGGHRPDADKVKQLTAKALQHGLILLSCGIYGNTVRLLAPLTIPDEQLEEGLDILETSLVEVA, encoded by the coding sequence ATGTCCAACATCGATCTGCTTACCCGTCGCAATGCCTCTGTTCCCCGAGGCGTCGCCTTAGCGACATCAATCTTTGTAGAGAAAGCCCAGAATGCAGAAATCTGGGATGTCGAAGGCAAACGCTACCTTGATTTTGCTGCCGGTATCGCCGTCTGTAATACCGGCCACCGCCACCCCAAAATTATGTCTGTTGCAAATCAGCAGAACGAGGCTTTTGTTCACACTGCATTTCAAGTTGTGCCCTACGAGCGTTATATCGCCCTGGCCGAACGCCTGAATCAATTAGCGCCAATCAGTAACGCCAAAACCATTCTCATGACTACCGGTGCCGAAGCCGTCGAGAATGCTATCAAGATCGCCCGTCATTATACTAAACGACCCGCAGTGATCTCCTTTGTCGGTGGTTTTCACGGCCGCTCCATGTTGACTATGGGCCTGACAGGTAAAGTGATCCCCTATAAGGCCGGTTTTGGACCATTTCCCGCCTCACTCTATCATGTTCCCTTTCCGATAGCGCACCATGGGGTCAGCAGTGAGGACAGCCTCCATTCCCTTGAGAAGCTTTTCAAGGCGGATGTTGAACCCAGTCAAGTTGCAGCCATCATCATTGAGCCGGTCCAAGGGGAGGGCGGCTTCAATATTGCCCCCAAAGAATTTATGCAGGCACTGAGACAACTGTGTGATCAGCATGGGATCCTCTTGATCTGTGACGAAGTTCAGACAGGGTTTGGTCGGACAGGAAAACTCTTTGCGACCGAACACTATGGAATCGAACCCGATCTGATGACCATCGCCAAATCACTGGCGGGTGGATTTCCTCTTTCCGGAGTTATTGGTCAAGCAGAGATCATGGATTCACCTGAACCTGGGGGGCTAGGGGGCACCTACGGCGGTAGCCCGATCGGGTGTGCCGCTGCTCATGCTGTCCTTGATGTTATTGCCGACGAACAGCTCTGTGCCCGCAGTGTAAAAATAGGAGCGCGGATGCTGGAACGGATTCAGCAAATGAAGGATCGCAGTGACACGACGGCTATTGGAGATGTCCGTGGACTGGGAGCTATGGTGGCCTTTGAACTGGTCAAGGAACGTGGTGGACATCGCCCCGATGCAGATAAGGTTAAACAGCTGACGGCCAAGGCTTTGCAGCATGGGTTGATCCTGCTATCCTGTGGTATTTATGGGAATACGGTTCGCCTGCTGGCACCCTTGACAATTCCAGATGAACAACTGGAAGAAGGTTTGGATATCCTGGAAACGTCTTTGGTTGAAGTGGCTTGA
- a CDS encoding aldehyde ferredoxin oxidoreductase C-terminal domain-containing protein, which yields MRFETTDPVAHPELIFYRRCTVDLKSGKQTFAEVPCQNLEDVLGGFGRSFQLLAKRKISTAYCDENPLIVNTGLLTGSSAMTGLRTYFSSYSPIKGSLAGLPAAMWSTGSGKFGAKFKWSGLDELIFENRSEKPVYVLITETDNGPRIELKPGEHLLGLGTHEKIMQLHQEYDNAHFAAIGQAGENWQNVYMGSVALSTENQLKSGEDKMRFAGRGGMGSMMGYKNILALVAQSSDKNKPLTAAVKKVNLNVVKGGGSARLQPIKRGGGGGTWAAYDVMQPFHAVPVNNYRPQGNALPEKLFRENVEMHYDIESAACYRCGITCHNYISEKNAEGEKGEFIAKFDYEPLNLLSTNIGINEAGQGGRLIQLCDNYGMDAISLGVTVSYVLSYNQRHPENPLLNGATFGDYEKIRELIIQAGEGKAPEIGQGSMRLSQRTGETSYAYHVKGLELPAYQPETNPGYCWAIAGGHMSMGTYGMLIREGKSDIESWVKAITEEKLHIVGFDLIGLCKFFDITQGIGTQMVVDCLQSDFNLKIDPIKIKEAVRRSFMLAMSLEFRQGYTKEEFCLPAEVHENPNPNINLPNITNPEFMAELSEKVWAVFDKEIVLKRVLDGK from the coding sequence ATGAGATTTGAGACCACAGATCCGGTTGCTCACCCCGAATTAATATTTTACCGCCGTTGTACCGTTGACCTGAAAAGTGGCAAACAAACATTTGCAGAAGTTCCTTGCCAAAATCTCGAAGACGTTCTGGGAGGTTTCGGCCGTTCTTTTCAGCTTCTTGCGAAACGCAAGATTTCCACGGCGTACTGTGATGAAAATCCATTGATTGTCAATACCGGTCTTTTGACCGGAAGTAGTGCTATGACAGGGCTCCGGACTTATTTCTCAAGTTACAGCCCGATAAAGGGTTCTTTAGCAGGACTTCCTGCTGCTATGTGGTCTACCGGCAGTGGAAAGTTTGGTGCAAAATTCAAGTGGAGCGGGCTTGATGAGTTAATTTTTGAGAATCGTTCTGAAAAGCCAGTCTATGTTTTGATTACTGAAACGGATAACGGGCCCCGGATAGAATTGAAACCAGGAGAGCATCTCTTAGGTCTTGGCACTCACGAAAAGATCATGCAGTTGCACCAGGAGTATGATAACGCCCACTTCGCAGCCATCGGCCAAGCCGGAGAGAACTGGCAGAATGTTTATATGGGCTCCGTTGCCCTTTCCACCGAAAATCAACTTAAATCCGGCGAAGATAAAATGCGCTTTGCCGGTCGGGGTGGCATGGGCAGCATGATGGGTTACAAAAACATCCTTGCTCTGGTGGCACAATCTAGCGATAAAAACAAACCACTGACAGCAGCAGTGAAAAAGGTGAACCTTAATGTCGTTAAAGGGGGAGGCTCTGCCCGCTTACAACCGATCAAGAGGGGCGGTGGTGGTGGAACCTGGGCTGCCTATGATGTCATGCAACCATTTCATGCTGTGCCGGTGAACAATTATCGCCCGCAAGGGAATGCTCTCCCAGAAAAACTCTTCCGCGAGAATGTCGAAATGCATTATGACATTGAATCCGCTGCTTGTTACCGCTGTGGCATTACTTGTCATAATTATATATCTGAAAAAAATGCTGAAGGTGAAAAGGGCGAATTCATTGCCAAATTTGATTACGAGCCCCTCAATCTTCTGAGTACGAACATCGGAATTAACGAAGCCGGTCAGGGGGGGAGGCTGATTCAGCTCTGTGACAATTATGGCATGGATGCAATTTCACTTGGGGTGACGGTATCCTATGTTCTCTCATATAATCAACGCCATCCGGAAAATCCATTGTTGAATGGTGCTACTTTTGGCGATTATGAAAAAATTCGTGAGTTGATCATCCAAGCCGGGGAAGGCAAAGCTCCTGAAATCGGTCAAGGATCCATGCGCTTGTCGCAAAGGACTGGTGAAACCAGCTATGCTTATCATGTCAAGGGGTTGGAATTACCGGCATATCAACCTGAAACCAATCCCGGTTATTGCTGGGCGATTGCCGGAGGGCATATGTCGATGGGAACCTATGGCATGTTGATCCGTGAAGGCAAATCTGATATTGAATCCTGGGTTAAAGCGATTACCGAAGAAAAACTTCATATCGTCGGTTTTGATTTAATTGGTCTGTGCAAGTTTTTCGACATTACTCAAGGCATCGGAACGCAGATGGTGGTTGACTGTCTGCAGAGCGATTTCAATCTGAAGATTGACCCTATTAAAATAAAAGAAGCTGTCCGTCGGTCGTTCATGCTGGCAATGTCCCTTGAATTCCGTCAAGGCTACACGAAAGAAGAGTTCTGCCTGCCGGCAGAAGTTCATGAAAACCCAAACCCCAACATCAATCTTCCCAACATTACCAACCCGGAATTCATGGCGGAGCTGAGTGAAAAAGTCTGGGCGGTGTTTGATAAAGAGATAGTTCTCAAACGAGTATTGGATGGGAAATAG
- a CDS encoding HTH domain-containing protein, with amino-acid sequence MACPIFRGEVRLIFHVLAVIGEFERELITERVNEGRMRAMEAGVKFGRKPKLTKLEEESLSSWIREEALSKEELAEKFNVSVSTVYRRMSAMKKTAA; translated from the coding sequence TTGGCTTGTCCGATTTTCCGGGGGGAGGTCAGGTTAATCTTCCATGTTCTTGCTGTTATTGGTGAATTTGAACGAGAGTTGATTACCGAGCGGGTCAATGAAGGACGGATGCGAGCCATGGAGGCTGGCGTAAAGTTTGGCCGTAAGCCGAAGTTAACGAAGCTGGAAGAGGAATCATTGTCTTCATGGATCAGAGAAGAAGCGTTAAGCAAGGAAGAACTGGCTGAGAAGTTCAACGTGTCGGTATCGACCGTTTATCGACGAATGTCAGCAATGAAAAAAACCGCTGCCTGA
- a CDS encoding winged helix-turn-helix domain-containing protein — protein MLESLFGTVNRERVLIFLCAREEGYPREVAKFYRTDLRAIQNQFEKLETGGVVASRMVGNTRLYTFNPRYPFINELKNLLQKALDFYPESELERLLLNRRRPRRKGKPL, from the coding sequence ATGCTCGAATCACTTTTTGGGACCGTGAACAGAGAAAGAGTTTTGATCTTTTTATGCGCACGAGAAGAGGGCTATCCGCGAGAGGTGGCCAAATTTTACCGGACTGACCTCAGGGCGATTCAAAACCAGTTCGAAAAGCTGGAAACCGGTGGTGTGGTGGCCAGCCGTATGGTAGGGAATACGCGCCTGTATACATTCAACCCGCGTTACCCGTTTATCAATGAATTGAAAAATCTTCTGCAAAAAGCCTTGGATTTTTATCCTGAATCTGAACTCGAACGCTTGCTCTTGAATCGTCGTCGTCCACGCAGGAAAGGAAAACCCCTGTGA
- a CDS encoding ATP-binding protein translates to MKKYLLWKLLLNIVPVIAVTILVVWLAIDNLAATYFMNLMENYSIEPHDSNRMFIEAVHRYLLWAAVVAMILALFLSYLMTKRVLRPLLQMTRISKELASGNFANRVEVVSRDEVGQLGAAFNQMANSLEQLEQLRKNMVTDVAHELRTPLTNLRGYLEGLSDAVVPPSIETFRMLESEILRLVNLVDDLQQLAKAESAQAFLQRSNLQIDTLVKQLLSLFELRLQAKKIETEVRIDPPELTLSADPDKLLQALRNLLENALRYTPEQGKITISAHRNNNMVNISIINTGAEIAAADLPYIFERFFRVDRSRSRDHGGAGIGLSIVKQLVEAHGGQVGADSRDGTTKIWLRFPA, encoded by the coding sequence ATGAAAAAATACCTGCTGTGGAAATTGCTGTTAAATATCGTTCCGGTCATTGCGGTAACAATCCTGGTGGTCTGGCTCGCGATCGATAATTTAGCTGCGACCTATTTCATGAACCTGATGGAGAATTACTCCATTGAGCCCCATGACAGCAACAGGATGTTCATTGAAGCAGTTCATCGCTACCTCCTCTGGGCTGCTGTTGTCGCCATGATTCTGGCATTGTTTCTCAGTTACCTGATGACAAAAAGGGTACTGCGTCCGCTGTTGCAGATGACCCGGATTTCCAAAGAGCTTGCTTCAGGGAATTTTGCCAACCGGGTAGAAGTTGTCTCCCGGGATGAAGTCGGTCAGCTGGGAGCTGCATTTAATCAGATGGCCAACAGTCTTGAGCAACTGGAACAGTTACGTAAGAATATGGTGACAGATGTTGCCCATGAGTTGAGAACGCCACTGACAAACTTACGCGGCTACCTGGAAGGTCTGAGTGATGCCGTTGTTCCACCATCCATTGAAACTTTTCGCATGCTTGAAAGTGAAATCCTCCGGTTGGTCAACCTTGTCGATGACTTACAGCAACTTGCCAAAGCAGAATCTGCGCAGGCATTCTTGCAACGCAGTAATTTGCAAATCGACACGCTGGTTAAACAGCTTTTGTCCCTGTTTGAATTGCGGTTGCAAGCCAAAAAAATAGAGACGGAGGTCAGGATAGATCCTCCGGAATTAACCCTTTCTGCCGATCCCGACAAACTCTTACAAGCGCTGCGCAACCTCCTGGAAAATGCACTACGTTACACCCCGGAACAGGGGAAGATCACTATTTCAGCTCACAGAAATAACAACATGGTCAACATTTCTATTATCAATACAGGAGCGGAAATTGCAGCCGCTGACCTGCCATATATCTTTGAACGCTTCTTCCGGGTTGACCGTTCCCGATCTCGCGACCACGGCGGTGCCGGCATCGGACTCTCTATCGTCAAACAACTCGTTGAAGCTCATGGAGGACAAGTCGGAGCAGACAGCCGGGATGGGACCACGAAAATATGGTTGAGATTTCCAGCTTGA
- a CDS encoding response regulator transcription factor, whose translation MAKDMRKILIIEDDRNTATLVATYLEKDGYFTLVENDGVKGLQAARKEQPALVILDLMLPGIDGLEICRRLRNESNIPILMLTAREEEIDRVLGFSLGADDYVVKPFSPRELVERVKAILRRTQPVFTAPRILNFGRLQLDPEKHKVTLDREIINLTTSEYKLLYTLMTSPGRVFSRAELLKQFYEQEEAVIERVIDVHINKLRQKIEADPGNPTTIKTVRGFGYCFSDHEPTP comes from the coding sequence ATGGCCAAAGACATGCGAAAAATTCTCATTATTGAAGATGATAGAAATACTGCCACCCTCGTTGCGACCTATCTAGAAAAGGACGGATATTTTACTCTGGTTGAGAATGATGGCGTCAAAGGCCTTCAGGCTGCCAGAAAAGAGCAGCCCGCTCTGGTCATTCTGGATCTGATGTTACCAGGAATAGATGGCCTCGAAATCTGCCGCCGGTTGCGGAATGAATCAAATATTCCGATCCTGATGTTGACTGCCCGAGAAGAGGAAATTGACCGGGTTCTGGGATTCTCACTTGGGGCAGATGATTATGTGGTCAAGCCCTTCAGCCCAAGAGAACTGGTTGAGCGGGTCAAGGCGATTTTAAGACGCACACAGCCTGTTTTCACAGCCCCCAGGATTCTGAATTTTGGCCGCTTACAACTGGACCCGGAAAAGCATAAGGTCACTCTGGACCGGGAAATCATCAACCTGACCACCTCGGAATATAAATTACTCTACACCCTGATGACTTCACCTGGCCGGGTTTTCAGCCGGGCAGAGCTGCTGAAACAATTCTATGAGCAGGAAGAGGCTGTCATTGAACGTGTTATTGATGTCCATATCAATAAGTTACGGCAAAAAATCGAAGCAGATCCCGGCAACCCCACCACAATAAAAACGGTTCGCGGATTCGGCTACTGTTTTTCAGATCATGAGCCGACTCCATGA